Proteins co-encoded in one Ancylothrix sp. D3o genomic window:
- a CDS encoding DEAD/DEAH box helicase family protein, whose product MADNHSEQWHQLSLFDLLQPTPIAVPSPPQIPPQILPTSRKLNLRDYQGKMKRDIYQQLREGHKRILVYGPTGCGKTLVLSSILQDAISKGRRSMLLVHRDFLVEQTINTLIELGVAGDAIGVIKAGYKEDRTKPLQICGIQSLQRREMLENIGMVIIDECHSCAFWTEYQRVKEATTTAIHLGFSASPWRLKSSTEYFGQHFDSIVLGPSIKWLIKHGYLARPRYFGWGGYVDLSQLDTGSDGDYKSRQMEAAFINSDVPEMAVEKIQQFCEGRTGIVFNAGVQQSRIQTKLLNEAGIPTCHVDANTSVDERRQIYRQLEAGEIRCISSIGCLTEGFDVKSISFIVFARATKSRALYVQICGRGIRSFPGKEDCLILDFGKNIQRHGYLSKNWKITLEPTPPKPETEAYKECPTCGNTVLAILRECPFCGHVFEGGDIEDNLIDFEAEFGELFDSETYEQVKYCRSQRKARFSKSQPPDKLWETFKAKFNNTILIGDWLIGAIFQGSDTEFNRQLLLDYLIKFAPTNKEHDRWIKFHVELEFGRPGRSYKTGKNKTKKAAIGTLQRREWWEILEVEQTADWTTIKQAYRKLAMQYHPDTSELSEDVALDKMKMLNWAFDMAKKENLI is encoded by the coding sequence ATGGCAGATAATCATAGTGAACAATGGCATCAGCTTAGTTTATTTGACCTACTGCAACCAACCCCCATAGCAGTTCCTTCTCCCCCACAAATCCCTCCCCAAATTCTACCAACGAGTCGTAAGCTTAATTTACGAGATTACCAGGGCAAAATGAAACGGGATATTTACCAGCAGTTAAGAGAAGGCCATAAACGGATTTTAGTATATGGCCCCACCGGCTGCGGTAAAACATTAGTGCTTTCTAGCATTTTACAAGATGCTATTAGTAAAGGCAGACGCTCAATGTTACTCGTTCATAGAGATTTTTTAGTTGAGCAAACGATTAACACTCTAATTGAGCTTGGGGTAGCTGGGGATGCCATTGGTGTCATCAAAGCCGGCTATAAAGAAGACCGGACTAAACCTTTACAAATCTGTGGCATTCAATCTCTACAACGGCGAGAGATGCTAGAAAATATCGGGATGGTAATCATTGATGAGTGTCATAGTTGTGCATTTTGGACAGAGTATCAACGAGTTAAAGAAGCAACCACTACAGCTATTCATCTAGGATTTAGTGCATCGCCTTGGCGGTTGAAATCTAGCACCGAATATTTTGGTCAACATTTTGATTCAATTGTTTTAGGGCCATCAATAAAATGGTTAATCAAACACGGATATTTAGCGCGACCCCGTTATTTTGGTTGGGGTGGCTACGTTGATTTATCCCAACTTGATACTGGTAGTGATGGAGATTATAAAAGTCGTCAAATGGAAGCTGCTTTTATTAATTCAGATGTCCCTGAAATGGCAGTTGAGAAAATTCAACAGTTTTGTGAAGGTCGCACTGGTATCGTTTTTAATGCCGGTGTTCAACAATCTCGCATTCAAACTAAATTATTGAATGAGGCCGGTATTCCCACCTGTCATGTAGATGCTAATACTTCTGTGGATGAACGTCGTCAAATTTATCGCCAATTAGAAGCCGGTGAAATTCGTTGTATTTCTTCTATTGGTTGCCTAACAGAAGGATTTGATGTAAAATCAATCAGCTTTATTGTTTTTGCGCGGGCTACTAAATCTCGTGCTTTATATGTCCAAATCTGTGGGCGTGGTATCCGCAGTTTTCCTGGCAAAGAAGATTGTTTAATTTTAGATTTTGGTAAAAATATCCAACGACACGGCTATCTTTCTAAAAACTGGAAAATTACATTAGAACCCACCCCACCCAAGCCAGAGACGGAAGCATATAAAGAATGTCCAACTTGCGGTAATACGGTCTTGGCTATACTTCGAGAATGTCCGTTTTGTGGTCATGTATTTGAGGGTGGGGATATAGAAGATAATTTGATTGATTTTGAGGCGGAGTTTGGTGAATTATTTGATTCGGAAACTTACGAGCAAGTTAAATACTGTCGTTCACAAAGGAAAGCCCGTTTTTCTAAATCTCAGCCTCCTGATAAACTGTGGGAGACATTCAAAGCAAAATTTAACAACACTATTTTAATTGGGGATTGGCTGATTGGCGCGATTTTCCAAGGTAGTGATACAGAATTTAATCGGCAGCTACTACTAGATTATTTGATAAAGTTTGCTCCCACTAATAAAGAGCATGACCGATGGATAAAATTTCATGTAGAGCTTGAGTTTGGCAGACCAGGACGTTCTTATAAGACTGGAAAAAACAAGACAAAGAAGGCTGCTATTGGGACTCTTCAGCGTCGGGAGTGGTGGGAGATTTTGGAAGTAGAGCAAACGGCAGACTGGACAACTATTAAGCAAGC